A single region of the Cyanobacteria bacterium FACHB-DQ100 genome encodes:
- a CDS encoding phage tail sheath family protein gives MVTSYLIPGIYREDLFPKPIPEFLTGVPAFIGFASQGTINQPERLTLWTQFSARFGEPVSEGYLSDAVQGFFSNGGHIAYVIRLNDTLEIEAALEQALEALATINALDLICVPDLVRFDVETVLRMQTQLLEHCQALNDRFAILDALPTQVLVQQARLSSSECAAFGALYFPWVQVGSRMIPPCGHIAGIYAQRDRDLGVGQTPANIRLEEVVDLSVAVSDADQARLNPLGINCLRSLPGRGIRIWGGRTLSTDANWRYINMRRLFVTLARWCDRTFADVAFEPNEFRLWVRIERELTAFCEALFRQGALQGSTPAEAFYVKCDAETNPPEVRDAGTVITEIGLAPASPAEFIVVRLIHGNAGVAFAF, from the coding sequence ATCGTGACGAGCTATCTGATCCCCGGCATCTACCGCGAAGATCTATTTCCCAAACCAATTCCAGAGTTTTTGACGGGTGTCCCCGCATTCATTGGATTTGCGAGCCAAGGAACAATCAATCAGCCAGAGCGCCTAACCTTGTGGACTCAATTTAGTGCACGGTTTGGTGAACCCGTGTCGGAGGGATATCTCTCAGATGCGGTGCAGGGCTTTTTTAGCAATGGCGGACACATTGCTTATGTCATTCGCTTGAACGACACTCTAGAGATCGAAGCTGCATTAGAACAGGCATTGGAAGCATTAGCCACTATCAATGCCCTCGATCTGATTTGTGTTCCCGATCTGGTTCGCTTCGATGTTGAGACGGTTCTCCGAATGCAGACTCAGCTTCTAGAGCATTGTCAGGCATTGAACGATCGCTTTGCAATTCTAGATGCCTTGCCGACTCAAGTTCTGGTTCAGCAGGCGCGGCTTTCTAGCTCCGAATGCGCTGCCTTTGGCGCGTTGTATTTCCCGTGGGTGCAGGTGGGCAGTCGAATGATTCCCCCTTGTGGTCACATTGCGGGCATCTATGCCCAGCGCGATCGCGATCTAGGAGTTGGTCAAACGCCTGCCAATATTCGGCTTGAAGAAGTCGTCGATCTGAGTGTAGCGGTATCGGATGCCGACCAAGCGCGACTGAATCCATTGGGGATTAATTGCTTGCGATCGCTGCCTGGACGGGGCATTCGGATCTGGGGTGGGCGGACGCTGAGTACGGATGCGAATTGGCGCTATATCAATATGCGCCGATTGTTTGTGACGTTAGCGCGATGGTGCGATCGCACGTTTGCAGATGTGGCGTTTGAGCCGAATGAATTCCGGCTTTGGGTCAGGATTGAGCGCGAGTTAACTGCCTTTTGTGAGGCGTTATTTCGTCAAGGGGCGCTTCAGGGCAGTACACCCGCAGAAGCGTTTTACGTCAAGTGTGACGCGGAAACGAATCCTCCTGAAGTGCGAGACGCAGGCACAGTGATTACCGAAATCGGACTAGCTCCGGCGAGTCCGGCGGAGTTTATTGTGGTTCGTTTGATTCACGGCAATGCAGGTGTTGCATTCGCATTTTAG
- a CDS encoding phage late control D family protein — translation MPNYAISINNAPMLKLAEDVESITVTEDLEAPSMIAMTLNTYDEINDKLNWVDDSRLSPGNEIAISLGYGNTLETVIVGEITGLEPEFSQEQGSTVTVRGHDRRHRLLRGTHTNTFIKLKDSQIAQQIASQNGLLAKVTDTKVSLDYVLQNNVSDLAFLQTRSQRIGYEVWIEDKTLHFQPPQYRTLALTTLNFEQDVLEFSPRLSLLSQVTQVEVRGWNWKEKQAIASRSGDNTIASMGGSQIGVRASQRAFGAANRQIGDQPVQSKAEADAMAQGQLEERALHYITGEGTCIGNPKIRAGSVIEVKGVGKRFSGRYYVVAVTHTISGEAGYRTEFTVRRTAA, via the coding sequence ATTCCTAACTATGCGATTTCGATCAACAATGCTCCAATGCTTAAGTTGGCAGAAGATGTCGAAAGCATTACGGTCACGGAAGATTTGGAAGCGCCGAGTATGATTGCGATGACCTTAAATACTTACGATGAGATCAACGATAAATTGAATTGGGTAGATGATTCACGGTTAAGTCCAGGCAATGAGATCGCGATCTCATTGGGCTACGGTAACACTCTGGAAACAGTCATAGTAGGAGAAATTACGGGACTGGAGCCAGAGTTTTCGCAAGAACAGGGATCGACTGTTACTGTGCGGGGGCACGATCGCCGTCATCGGTTACTGCGGGGAACGCATACGAATACGTTTATCAAGTTGAAAGATAGCCAAATTGCTCAACAGATTGCGAGCCAGAATGGATTACTGGCAAAGGTCACGGATACTAAGGTGAGCTTGGATTATGTGTTGCAGAATAATGTGAGCGATTTGGCATTTTTGCAGACGCGATCGCAGCGAATCGGCTATGAAGTTTGGATCGAAGATAAAACCCTGCATTTCCAGCCGCCGCAATATCGAACACTGGCACTCACAACCCTAAACTTCGAGCAAGACGTGCTGGAATTTTCGCCCCGCTTGAGCCTTTTGAGTCAGGTGACACAGGTTGAGGTGCGCGGATGGAATTGGAAAGAGAAACAGGCGATTGCCAGCCGATCGGGTGACAACACCATTGCCTCAATGGGAGGTTCGCAAATCGGTGTCAGAGCTAGCCAAAGGGCGTTTGGTGCTGCCAATCGGCAGATTGGGGATCAGCCTGTGCAAAGTAAAGCTGAAGCCGATGCGATGGCACAGGGACAACTTGAAGAGAGGGCGCTGCATTACATTACCGGAGAAGGCACCTGCATCGGCAATCCTAAAATCCGAGCGGGCAGCGTGATTGAGGTTAAAGGGGTGGGAAAACGGTTTAGTGGTCGCTATTACGTGGTCGCAGTGACGCACACCATTTCTGGTGAAGCAGGATATCGCACGGAATTTACCGTTAGGAGAACAGCAGCATGA
- a CDS encoding phage tail assembly protein has translation MTSTEFPFTLPLGYVDAEGNTHRDGIMRLSTAYDEIAPLRDPRVQANPGYLVLILLSRVITRLGSLEQLNPKLIEGLYSADLIYLQDFYQRINQNGHSRLHVTCPHCSGEFEVEPVPVGESPATPQTDYARR, from the coding sequence ATGACTTCTACCGAATTTCCCTTCACCCTTCCCCTTGGCTATGTCGATGCCGAGGGCAATACCCATCGCGACGGCATCATGCGGCTCTCTACTGCCTACGATGAAATCGCTCCTCTACGCGATCCGCGCGTCCAGGCAAACCCAGGCTATCTAGTTCTGATTCTGCTTTCGCGGGTGATCACTCGACTCGGCAGCCTCGAACAACTCAACCCCAAACTGATCGAAGGGCTCTACTCCGCCGATCTCATCTATCTCCAGGACTTCTACCAACGGATTAACCAAAACGGTCACAGCCGTCTACACGTCACCTGTCCTCATTGTTCTGGAGAATTCGAGGTAGAACCGGTTCCCGTGGGGGAGTCACCTGCTACCCCTCAGACCGACTACGCGAGGAGGTAG
- a CDS encoding LysM peptidoglycan-binding domain-containing protein yields the protein MALEKLTILIEGKPKPIKALFNPQQIQVTRSGWSQWNGKFFGRDQPTSISLMLFFDTTLLRSNSFLSNLAADNLPSIVSNKLISTLRPEDVRIYTQPIYDLTRKAGKEKPPFCKLRWGYGNVLLERCFLKSVTKTLTHFLEDGTPVRATMNCNFEEVLDQSFLLKVRNPIDDPIRVVKRGETLSSIAAEEFGDPALWRIIATANQLDNPRQIVPGQRLTVPPRPTDL from the coding sequence ATGGCGCTAGAAAAACTCACTATCTTAATCGAGGGCAAACCCAAGCCGATCAAAGCTCTGTTTAATCCCCAGCAAATTCAAGTGACTCGCAGCGGCTGGAGCCAATGGAATGGCAAGTTCTTCGGGCGCGATCAACCAACCAGCATCTCGCTGATGCTCTTTTTTGATACAACTTTGCTGCGATCGAACTCCTTTCTCAGCAACTTAGCCGCAGATAATTTGCCCTCGATCGTCTCGAACAAACTCATTTCAACACTGCGCCCAGAAGATGTCCGCATCTATACTCAGCCGATTTATGACCTAACGCGCAAAGCGGGCAAAGAAAAGCCCCCATTTTGCAAATTGCGCTGGGGCTATGGGAATGTCTTGCTAGAGCGCTGCTTTCTCAAATCTGTCACCAAAACGCTGACGCATTTCCTGGAAGATGGCACTCCGGTACGCGCCACGATGAATTGCAACTTCGAGGAAGTGCTGGATCAATCATTCCTGCTCAAAGTCCGCAATCCGATCGATGATCCAATTCGAGTGGTGAAGCGGGGAGAAACCTTGAGTAGCATTGCCGCAGAAGAATTTGGCGATCCGGCGCTTTGGCGGATTATTGCAACGGCAAATCAACTGGATAATCCCCGGCAGATTGTTCCGGGACAACGCTTGACTGTTCCGCCTCGACCGACCGATTTGTAA
- a CDS encoding baseplate J/gp47 family protein: protein MPLPLPNLDDHTYADLVAEMRSLIPSEFPEWTDHNPSDTGIILMELLAWLTEMVLYRVNQIPNKNYATFLKLLNGADSIPPTELETAIRETILSLRERHRAASADDFEHLILEDWHTTPTAQALGKQGIVRRVKCLPERNLAISHDAAPGNITIVVIPDAPETELQPQPTLALRAALWKWLDPRRLLTTRHHIIAPNYVPVQITAQLRLERGIQADTLRPRAIAALQAFFHPLRWEFGRSVYLSEAYQLFDQIPGVDYVPNVTLQNDRALTEVPLQQHQLVAIALTPNSLTIQEA, encoded by the coding sequence ATGCCTCTACCGCTCCCCAACCTCGACGATCACACCTACGCTGACCTTGTCGCAGAGATGCGATCGCTCATCCCCAGCGAATTCCCAGAATGGACGGATCACAACCCCAGCGATACCGGAATCATTCTGATGGAATTGCTCGCTTGGCTCACCGAAATGGTGCTCTATCGCGTCAATCAAATTCCCAATAAAAATTACGCAACCTTCTTAAAACTCTTAAATGGCGCAGATTCCATTCCGCCAACCGAATTAGAAACCGCAATTCGAGAAACCATCTTATCGCTACGGGAACGCCACCGAGCCGCTAGCGCAGACGATTTTGAACACTTAATTTTAGAAGATTGGCACACCACACCCACGGCGCAGGCATTGGGCAAACAGGGGATTGTGCGACGAGTGAAATGTTTACCAGAGCGCAATTTAGCGATTTCTCATGACGCTGCACCCGGAAATATCACGATCGTGGTAATTCCCGATGCCCCCGAAACGGAGTTACAACCTCAGCCGACCCTAGCACTACGAGCCGCACTCTGGAAATGGCTCGACCCGCGCCGCCTACTCACCACTCGCCACCACATCATTGCGCCCAATTACGTTCCCGTACAAATCACGGCTCAACTACGCCTAGAACGTGGTATTCAGGCAGACACACTGCGTCCACGAGCGATCGCAGCGCTGCAAGCGTTCTTTCATCCGTTGCGTTGGGAGTTTGGTCGAAGCGTTTATCTTTCAGAAGCCTATCAACTCTTTGATCAAATTCCGGGAGTCGATTATGTCCCTAACGTAACGCTTCAAAACGATCGCGCGCTGACCGAGGTTCCGCTCCAGCAGCATCAGCTTGTGGCGATCGCACTCACTCCCAATAGCTTGACAATCCAAGAGGCATAG
- a CDS encoding phage tail protein, producing MMGMDVLLGNGNPQNDRIYGVTIAVVTNSKDPDNLGRVKVKFPWLSDTDESDWARVLSPMAGKQRGLYLLPEVGDEVLVAFEQGDPQFPYVLGALWNGQDKPPGTNEDGKNNQRLFKSRSGHTILFDDTQGEEKIVIQDKTNNNEISIDSKNNVIVIKSEKDVAIEAKGNISLSTNSGNVAIECSKFSVNAQQGIEIKANATCDIAANTSIGIKCLAGVKINDGALEVT from the coding sequence ATGATGGGCATGGACGTTTTGCTTGGCAATGGAAACCCACAGAACGATCGCATCTATGGCGTGACGATCGCGGTGGTGACGAACAGCAAAGACCCCGACAACCTGGGGCGCGTTAAGGTCAAGTTTCCCTGGCTCTCAGATACCGATGAAAGTGATTGGGCAAGGGTTTTATCTCCAATGGCAGGTAAGCAACGGGGATTGTATCTGCTGCCCGAAGTTGGGGATGAAGTCTTAGTTGCATTTGAGCAGGGCGATCCTCAGTTTCCCTATGTTCTGGGCGCTTTGTGGAATGGTCAAGATAAACCGCCTGGCACGAATGAGGATGGCAAAAACAATCAACGCCTCTTCAAATCGCGCAGCGGACATACGATTCTGTTTGATGATACTCAAGGAGAAGAAAAGATTGTCATTCAAGATAAAACAAACAACAACGAAATTTCTATCGATTCTAAGAACAATGTGATTGTGATTAAAAGCGAAAAAGATGTCGCGATCGAAGCGAAAGGAAATATCAGCTTAAGCACCAATAGCGGCAATGTCGCAATTGAGTGCAGCAAATTTTCAGTGAATGCTCAACAAGGGATTGAAATCAAAGCAAACGCGACTTGTGATATCGCAGCTAACACCAGCATTGGCATCAAATGTTTGGCGGGCGTAAAGATCAACGATGGTGCGTTGGAGGTGACTTAA
- a CDS encoding phage tail protein: MPILPINAVFSAGATLRGSRREPYMNYNFLVEIEGLLTGGFTEVSGLESQLQTEEYQEGGVNEYTHHFPTRIQYSNLVLSRGLSDSNALWNWYDDAAHGQVRRKNGTIMLLDRQLLPVMWWNFKDAYPIRWTGPQLSAIDGSSYAIERLELVHHGITKPAASKALSVARTIAGAAGFTGTQQILDKLPF, translated from the coding sequence ATGCCAATTCTGCCAATAAACGCTGTTTTTTCTGCGGGCGCAACCCTTCGGGGCAGTCGTCGTGAGCCTTACATGAACTATAACTTTCTAGTCGAAATTGAAGGGCTACTCACTGGAGGGTTCACGGAAGTTTCTGGACTAGAAAGCCAACTCCAAACCGAGGAATACCAAGAAGGTGGCGTGAATGAGTATACGCATCACTTTCCGACTCGAATTCAATATTCCAACTTGGTATTGAGTCGAGGCTTGAGTGATTCTAATGCGCTATGGAATTGGTATGACGATGCAGCGCATGGTCAAGTTCGCCGCAAAAATGGCACGATTATGCTGCTCGATCGACAGTTGCTGCCGGTGATGTGGTGGAACTTTAAGGATGCTTATCCGATTCGTTGGACAGGGCCGCAGTTAAGTGCGATCGATGGGTCTAGCTATGCGATCGAGCGATTGGAGTTGGTGCATCACGGAATCACGAAGCCTGCTGCCTCGAAAGCGCTCTCGGTGGCACGGACGATCGCGGGAGCCGCAGGCTTTACGGGAACGCAGCAAATTCTAGACAAACTACCGTTCTAG
- a CDS encoding GPW/gp25 family protein: protein MPGDFLGVGWTTPVRLNAEGQVDLAQEEAAVRQSIWMILSTAPGERLMRPDFGCGIHEFVFASMSGETIGEVMSAVSNALITWEPRIDLEAVDVFPDPQQSSQLLIQIHYRVRTTNNRFNLVYPFYLE, encoded by the coding sequence ATGCCAGGTGATTTTTTAGGAGTTGGATGGACAACGCCAGTCCGTTTGAATGCGGAGGGACAGGTTGACCTCGCGCAGGAAGAAGCTGCGGTGCGCCAATCGATTTGGATGATTCTGAGTACGGCTCCGGGTGAGCGATTGATGCGTCCTGATTTTGGCTGTGGCATTCACGAATTCGTGTTTGCGTCGATGAGTGGTGAAACGATCGGCGAGGTGATGAGCGCGGTCAGCAATGCGCTGATTACTTGGGAACCTCGAATCGATTTAGAAGCAGTCGATGTGTTTCCAGATCCACAACAGTCGAGTCAATTACTGATTCAAATTCATTACCGAGTTCGTACCACCAACAATCGCTTTAATTTAGTTTATCCGTTCTATTTAGAGTAG
- a CDS encoding baseplate J/gp47 family protein, translating into MSLLPPKIDSRSYDEIVAQVAMLAEYFTHDLQSEIEPTIANLLNRTLDEDIEGIASQGTVLELAIAQQISQLAQQENRDHIKVRGGWYPPGTSQVRPTLSALVGHILNQDVLDGTELIAARGTSIDTALAERISQIEGLTWVKVRSSPGVIDIEPTIESLFGQVLNQDIANPANRNQPIALRGTRIDLPLAERIVQQNLSRINVKVMPDAGWAMIRLFSRMAVLVRDRLNQVPEKNFLAFLDLIGAQVLPPQAARVPLTFYLAEGTTTDVLVPAQTPVAAPAEPEEVVFETEHSLLATIAQLKAVFVHEPKPNRYSDRTASALGEIDAAFPAFVGEQTIERSLYVACDQLLTLPGTKTATLIVDSPTAEELKNLAITWSYWNGTDWQVTPETSQFINGKWQVTLTNLPALKPHSLEGTIARGNSEAPAGWLQGQLNTPLSSQSPRLHIEQIQVQVTMTRSDIQPDRCFFNTAPIDLSKDFYPFGEQPRFNDTFYIASQDAFAKAGTDITVTIDLTEGKTVKNDNIELSWESWNGQAWERIITARNNIPAAFGTDNPNEFTLAIPRTIAQTTINGEQNYWVRARVIKGDYGVAAFSGRIPNSNPPAYELIDATFKPPSLASLKLRYRYNAAPIAASAVRVYDRLTLTDPFAIDRTTKLIQERKSGEKTLKLESVEGWIVGDQIRITNSNSEAKKITQIDPTTKIVTLDSPLTHAHVLHTSVIRDFQPFLPVEDTQPTLYLGFDRPLPNRTIALYFQVDPPTPGEITNNPRPETPVQLVWEYTTPTGWARLDVQDETELFSDRGLIRLIAPDNFAVRREFGQALYWLRCRWETGSFRVPPRLRRLLTNTMWASQTKTLTDEILGSSTSNPHQSFRSIQTPVLEGQTLEVIEESETVPWQEVSDFYGSSASDRHYTLDRLTGTIRFGDGQRGRIPPAGSNNLRLHYRTGGGTQGNQAVETITQLKTTIPSVDRVTNLEPAGGGAASEAIERVKARGAKFLRHRDRAVTAEDLEDLALVASPAVARAKAITPRFDPITLQWFPSYPIRLDQAGEIQVSVAVDASRAANLDLEVKLYGSAQSNAYAQQILRSNRDRLTFTVTPELFELGNAWKITVVNHNDNNMQGTLTITTPNGSQNHGLEAPASSANREITDAGKVELMIVPQSTAAQPTPSLMLINQVEQYLRDRASPTLDLQVTEPDWVEVTVRAVVVPVSLDVADAARTAANAVLTRFLHPLTGGSSGQGWSFGRRPFPSDLYAVLESIPEIDHVTSLSIVSIPSLGDDPTITPLPADRLDRFLIYSGNHQIILP; encoded by the coding sequence ATGTCACTGTTGCCCCCGAAAATCGATTCCCGTTCCTATGACGAAATCGTTGCCCAGGTCGCAATGTTAGCGGAGTATTTCACGCACGATTTACAGAGTGAAATTGAACCCACGATCGCTAACCTACTGAATCGCACCCTGGACGAAGATATTGAGGGGATTGCTTCACAGGGAACTGTTTTGGAGTTAGCGATCGCGCAACAAATTAGTCAGCTTGCTCAACAGGAAAACCGCGATCACATCAAAGTTAGAGGCGGTTGGTATCCACCCGGCACCAGTCAAGTTCGCCCCACCCTTTCTGCACTGGTCGGACATATTCTGAATCAAGATGTGTTAGATGGAACGGAACTGATCGCCGCTCGCGGCACCTCGATCGATACAGCCTTAGCAGAACGAATCAGTCAAATTGAGGGATTAACTTGGGTGAAAGTGCGATCGTCACCGGGCGTGATCGACATCGAACCGACGATCGAGTCGCTATTTGGACAAGTGCTCAATCAAGATATTGCTAATCCTGCCAATCGGAATCAACCGATCGCGCTAAGGGGCACTCGGATCGATTTGCCCTTGGCGGAGCGAATTGTTCAACAAAACCTGAGCCGCATCAATGTAAAAGTTATGCCGGATGCAGGCTGGGCAATGATTCGCCTGTTTAGCCGGATGGCGGTATTGGTGCGCGATCGCTTGAATCAAGTGCCTGAGAAAAACTTTCTCGCGTTTCTCGATTTGATTGGGGCGCAAGTTCTGCCACCTCAAGCAGCTCGTGTCCCATTAACGTTCTATTTAGCAGAGGGAACTACGACCGATGTTTTGGTGCCTGCTCAGACTCCTGTAGCAGCACCCGCAGAACCAGAGGAAGTGGTGTTTGAGACCGAGCATAGTTTGTTAGCCACGATCGCGCAGCTAAAAGCGGTGTTTGTGCATGAGCCTAAGCCCAATCGATATAGCGATCGTACTGCTTCTGCTCTCGGAGAAATCGATGCAGCGTTTCCGGCGTTTGTGGGGGAACAAACGATCGAACGCAGTTTATATGTTGCCTGCGATCAGCTATTGACGCTTCCGGGGACTAAAACTGCAACGCTGATCGTCGATTCTCCGACCGCAGAGGAACTCAAAAATCTAGCCATCACTTGGTCTTATTGGAATGGAACTGATTGGCAGGTCACTCCCGAAACCTCTCAATTCATTAATGGCAAATGGCAAGTTACGTTAACGAATCTGCCTGCCCTCAAGCCGCATTCGCTGGAAGGCACGATTGCCAGAGGCAACAGCGAAGCTCCCGCAGGTTGGTTACAAGGTCAACTTAATACACCCTTATCGAGTCAATCCCCCCGCCTGCACATCGAACAGATTCAGGTGCAGGTGACAATGACGCGCAGTGATATTCAGCCCGATCGTTGTTTTTTCAACACTGCACCGATTGACTTAAGCAAAGATTTCTATCCGTTTGGTGAGCAGCCCCGCTTCAATGACACCTTTTATATTGCGAGTCAAGATGCCTTTGCGAAAGCAGGCACAGATATCACGGTAACGATTGATCTGACTGAAGGTAAGACTGTTAAAAACGATAATATCGAGCTGTCTTGGGAAAGTTGGAACGGACAAGCTTGGGAACGTATCATCACAGCTAGAAATAACATTCCTGCTGCTTTCGGTACTGATAATCCAAACGAATTTACTTTAGCGATACCTCGAACGATCGCCCAAACAACTATCAACGGCGAACAAAATTATTGGGTTCGCGCTCGCGTTATCAAGGGAGATTACGGTGTTGCTGCTTTCTCTGGAAGAATTCCGAATAGCAATCCTCCAGCTTATGAGCTGATTGATGCAACCTTTAAGCCACCATCTCTCGCATCCTTAAAACTGCGCTATCGATATAATGCTGCACCGATCGCTGCTTCTGCGGTTCGGGTTTACGATCGCCTGACTCTCACTGATCCTTTTGCTATCGATCGCACCACAAAATTGATTCAAGAACGCAAATCAGGTGAGAAAACCTTAAAGCTAGAAAGTGTTGAGGGTTGGATTGTTGGCGATCAGATTCGCATCACCAATAGCAATTCTGAAGCAAAGAAAATTACTCAGATTGATCCTACAACTAAGATCGTAACCCTCGACTCTCCGCTGACTCATGCTCACGTATTACACACCTCTGTAATCCGGGATTTCCAACCTTTTCTGCCTGTTGAGGATACCCAACCCACCTTGTATTTAGGCTTCGATCGACCTTTGCCAAATCGCACGATCGCACTTTACTTCCAAGTTGATCCCCCAACGCCCGGAGAAATTACGAACAATCCACGTCCAGAGACTCCGGTACAACTCGTTTGGGAGTATACAACGCCCACAGGTTGGGCGCGTTTAGACGTGCAAGACGAGACAGAACTGTTTAGCGATCGCGGCTTAATTCGGTTGATTGCACCGGATAATTTTGCCGTGCGGCGGGAGTTTGGGCAAGCTTTGTACTGGCTGCGATGTCGTTGGGAAACGGGGAGTTTCCGAGTGCCGCCGCGTTTGCGCCGTCTGCTCACCAATACAATGTGGGCAAGCCAAACCAAAACGCTAACCGATGAAATTCTTGGCTCCAGTACGAGCAATCCGCATCAAAGTTTTCGCTCGATCCAGACTCCAGTTTTAGAGGGACAAACGCTCGAAGTCATTGAAGAATCTGAGACAGTGCCATGGCAGGAAGTCTCCGATTTCTATGGCTCTAGCGCCTCCGATCGACACTACACCCTAGATCGGCTCACAGGCACGATTCGGTTTGGCGATGGGCAGCGGGGCAGAATTCCGCCTGCGGGGAGTAATAATCTGCGATTGCACTATCGCACAGGCGGAGGAACGCAAGGAAATCAAGCCGTAGAAACCATCACGCAACTCAAGACAACGATTCCTTCGGTCGATCGCGTCACTAACTTAGAACCGGCGGGGGGCGGTGCAGCCTCGGAAGCGATCGAGCGAGTCAAAGCGCGGGGTGCCAAATTTTTGCGCCACCGCGATCGCGCGGTGACTGCTGAAGACTTAGAAGATTTAGCATTGGTTGCTTCTCCTGCAGTGGCACGGGCAAAAGCAATCACACCCCGCTTTGATCCGATTACGCTGCAATGGTTTCCCTCCTATCCGATTCGCTTAGATCAAGCTGGGGAGATCCAAGTCAGCGTTGCTGTCGATGCCAGCCGAGCCGCTAATTTGGATTTAGAAGTTAAGCTCTACGGTTCAGCCCAATCGAATGCTTATGCTCAGCAAATTCTCCGATCAAATCGAGACAGACTCACGTTTACTGTCACACCAGAACTCTTCGAGCTAGGCAATGCTTGGAAAATCACTGTTGTGAATCACAACGACAACAATATGCAAGGGACACTAACCATTACAACGCCCAACGGTTCGCAAAACCACGGGTTGGAAGCGCCTGCAAGTAGTGCAAATCGCGAGATTACAGATGCAGGCAAAGTCGAGTTAATGATTGTGCCTCAAAGTACGGCAGCACAGCCCACTCCAAGCTTGATGTTGATCAATCAGGTTGAACAATACTTACGCGATCGCGCCTCTCCCACGCTCGATCTCCAAGTCACAGAGCCTGACTGGGTAGAAGTCACGGTTCGTGCAGTAGTCGTTCCGGTTTCTCTAGATGTTGCGGATGCTGCTAGAACGGCTGCAAATGCTGTATTGACTCGGTTCCTTCATCCTCTCACTGGAGGTTCTAGCGGGCAAGGCTGGTCTTTCGGTCGCCGTCCGTTTCCTTCTGACTTGTATGCTGTTCTCGAATCCATTCCGGAGATTGACCACGTTACCAGTTTAAGTATTGTCAGCATTCCCTCTCTCGGAGATGACCCAACCATTACGCCTTTACCTGCCGATCGGCTAGATCGCTTTCTCATCTATTCCGGCAATCACCAAATCATTCTTCCTTAA
- a CDS encoding phage tail protein I: MIERTSSYEQYLPAIVQTDPFIQRFLLAFERVLSGLFPPDPEDPIAQQPGLEEWIDRIHTYFDPQQAPEAFLPWLANWVALTLREDWEEEVKRRFISQIVPLYRQRGTKAGLEKLLKLYTNEEVEIEEFEHITHYFQVKMTLSANDRGLLRRKQQIARSIIDQEKPAHTFYALQIVIPTMQLRNDPRVGLIVGENTILGTSQLGQ; encoded by the coding sequence ATGATCGAGCGCACCAGTAGCTATGAGCAATACTTACCTGCGATCGTCCAAACCGATCCGTTTATTCAACGCTTTCTGCTAGCGTTTGAGCGGGTCTTGAGTGGACTGTTTCCGCCCGACCCGGAAGATCCGATCGCTCAACAACCTGGATTAGAAGAATGGATCGATCGCATTCATACCTATTTCGATCCCCAGCAAGCCCCAGAAGCCTTTCTCCCTTGGCTTGCAAATTGGGTCGCCCTAACGTTGCGAGAAGATTGGGAGGAAGAGGTCAAACGGCGCTTTATTAGCCAGATTGTGCCGCTCTATCGCCAACGGGGAACGAAAGCAGGCTTAGAAAAATTGCTCAAACTCTATACGAATGAAGAAGTCGAAATCGAAGAATTTGAGCACATAACACACTATTTTCAGGTCAAGATGACCCTGAGCGCGAACGATCGCGGGTTACTCCGCCGCAAACAGCAAATTGCTCGCAGCATCATCGACCAAGAGAAGCCTGCCCACACGTTTTATGCCTTACAAATTGTCATTCCTACTATGCAATTGAGAAATGACCCCCGCGTTGGCTTAATCGTGGGCGAAAACACAATTTTAGGCACCAGCCAGCTAGGGCAGTAA
- a CDS encoding phage tail protein, with protein MPSIKPPHKPDPYQSYNFYVEWNGILHAGFRQCTGLTTSQNMGEYREGTDPPTTRKLPGLNTYGNITLQRGITNNAELWRWRENVMKGNVDRREVSIVLLDQTGTEKIRWNLSNCLPVTWTAPDMDATTDGAAIETLELAHEGISVDKWT; from the coding sequence ATGCCCAGTATTAAACCGCCCCATAAACCTGATCCTTATCAGAGTTATAACTTTTACGTGGAGTGGAACGGCATTCTACACGCTGGATTTCGCCAATGTACCGGACTCACGACATCGCAAAATATGGGTGAGTATCGCGAAGGCACCGATCCACCCACAACGCGCAAACTCCCCGGACTAAACACCTACGGCAACATTACGCTGCAGCGTGGCATTACGAACAATGCTGAGCTATGGAGGTGGCGTGAAAATGTGATGAAAGGGAACGTCGATCGTCGCGAAGTGTCGATCGTCTTGCTCGACCAAACCGGAACCGAAAAGATTCGCTGGAATCTGAGCAACTGTTTGCCTGTCACTTGGACAGCTCCGGACATGGATGCAACAACGGATGGGGCTGCGATCGAAACCCTGGAACTCGCCCACGAAGGCATCAGTGTTGATAAATGGACTTAA